One part of the Thermoanaerobacterium sp. CMT5567-10 genome encodes these proteins:
- a CDS encoding spore coat associated protein CotJA — protein sequence MYEYNGFYIQNFDAGQKSLAEAYIPMQKYISAYPPEQGLMRGTIFPELDKPYIEERMRGY from the coding sequence ATGTATGAGTATAACGGATTTTATATACAAAACTTTGACGCAGGACAAAAAAGCTTAGCCGAAGCATATATACCAATGCAGAAATATATATCAGCATATCCGCCTGAACAAGGCCTTATGAGGGGTACAATATTTCCAGAGTTGGATAAACCGTATATCGAAGAGAGGATGAGGGGGTATTAA
- a CDS encoding spore coat protein CotJB — protein sequence MDANQVALIKKIMEIDFACIDLNLYLDTHPEDQKALKDYNYYSQQSKSLKAQYEQLYGPLMSFGETPVQCNRFRWVDDPWPWEIQY from the coding sequence ATGGATGCAAATCAAGTGGCATTGATTAAAAAAATAATGGAAATAGACTTTGCGTGTATAGACTTAAATCTTTACCTTGACACACATCCTGAAGATCAAAAAGCATTAAAAGATTACAACTATTATAGCCAACAGTCAAAATCATTAAAAGCACAATATGAGCAGCTTTACGGTCCACTGATGTCTTTCGGCGAAACACCTGTACAGTGCAATAGATTTAGATGGGTAGACGACCCATGGCCTTGGGAAATCCAGTATTAA
- a CDS encoding type II toxin-antitoxin system HicB family antitoxin, with amino-acid sequence MDRYIFPAVFESDGNGGYTVTFPDLPGCITEGDTLDEALYMAKDALELYIYNLEEDNEIIPDPTAPEKIKVPEGAFVNLIEVYMPPVRDEMANKSVNKTVTIPRWLNEAAEKANINFSQVLQYALKEQLKITDRYKAL; translated from the coding sequence ATGGATAGATATATTTTTCCGGCTGTATTTGAGTCTGACGGAAACGGTGGTTATACTGTAACTTTTCCCGATTTGCCAGGATGCATAACCGAAGGTGATACACTTGATGAAGCATTGTATATGGCTAAGGATGCTTTAGAGCTTTATATATATAATTTGGAAGAAGATAATGAAATAATTCCAGATCCAACAGCACCAGAAAAAATAAAAGTTCCTGAAGGTGCTTTTGTAAATCTTATTGAGGTTTACATGCCTCCTGTTCGTGATGAAATGGCCAATAAAAGTGTCAATAAAACAGTAACAATTCCGCGATGGTTAAATGAGGCAGCGGAAAAGGCAAATATAAACTTTTCGCAAGTACTTCAATATGCACTAAAAGAACAATTAAAAATAACAGATAGATATAAAGCACTCTAA
- a CDS encoding type II toxin-antitoxin system HicA family toxin — protein sequence MKPKELIKMLQKEGWIVKNQRGSHVHMIHPSKPGKIQIPYHNKDLKPKTLNSILKQAGLK from the coding sequence ATGAAACCCAAGGAATTAATAAAAATGCTTCAGAAGGAAGGATGGATAGTAAAAAATCAGAGAGGTTCTCATGTACATATGATACATCCTTCAAAGCCAGGCAAAATTCAAATTCCATATCACAACAAAGACTTAAAGCCTAAAACATTGAATTCAATCCTAAAGCAAGCAGGGTTAAAATAA
- a CDS encoding IS110 family transposase, producing MDISLDDVKVHILDQDGNDACSRFSVDNNPSGCNILVSHILDCCNKYNVQKVFIGLESTSVYGWHIQYYLADHASLKPFNPSVTTFNANTVKAFKKSLGDLPKNDWVDAFVIAEKLRFGRLPKSCPVDFRYLALQRLTRHRFHIVDSIVREKNYFLSNLFLKFSGLCQIKVFSNNFGAAATEIFNEFLTLDDIAARPLEDLIAFLVDKGRDHFNDPNATAKLLQDAVRKSYRINANVNDSLNFVIKSCLDNIQYLEKQKKASEKTIANEVKGFKNQFLCLTSVNGIGPTIAAGLISEIGGISRFDNDNALAKFSGIYWSEYQSADFKAEDTYLKRTGNEYLRYYFIQAADQLRKYCPEFSQYYARKFNESKTHKHKRALVLTARKAVRLVFALLREEKLYKPPAMKGDDCKY from the coding sequence ATGGATATAAGCTTGGATGATGTCAAGGTTCATATTCTAGACCAAGACGGTAATGATGCTTGCTCTCGTTTTTCTGTAGATAATAATCCTTCTGGTTGCAATATTTTAGTGTCTCATATCTTGGATTGTTGTAATAAATACAACGTTCAGAAGGTTTTTATTGGTCTAGAATCTACTTCAGTCTATGGTTGGCATATTCAGTATTATTTAGCTGACCATGCTTCCTTGAAGCCTTTTAATCCTTCTGTAACTACTTTTAATGCTAATACTGTCAAGGCTTTTAAAAAGTCTCTTGGCGATTTGCCTAAGAATGACTGGGTTGATGCTTTTGTTATTGCTGAAAAATTAAGGTTTGGAAGGCTTCCTAAATCTTGTCCTGTAGATTTTAGATATCTTGCTCTCCAAAGGCTTACCCGCCATCGCTTTCACATTGTTGATAGTATTGTCAGGGAGAAAAATTATTTCCTAAGTAATCTGTTTCTTAAATTTAGTGGCTTATGTCAGATTAAAGTTTTTAGTAATAATTTTGGTGCGGCTGCTACTGAAATATTTAATGAGTTTTTAACTCTTGATGATATTGCGGCTCGACCGCTTGAAGATCTTATTGCCTTTTTAGTTGATAAAGGCAGAGACCATTTTAATGACCCTAATGCTACGGCTAAATTACTCCAAGATGCTGTACGCAAATCTTATAGAATCAACGCTAATGTAAATGATTCTTTGAATTTTGTTATCAAGTCTTGTCTTGATAATATACAGTATCTTGAAAAGCAGAAGAAAGCTTCTGAAAAGACCATTGCCAATGAAGTCAAAGGATTTAAGAATCAATTTCTTTGTCTTACTTCAGTAAATGGCATTGGTCCAACTATAGCAGCTGGCCTAATATCTGAGATAGGCGGAATATCAAGGTTTGATAATGATAATGCCCTTGCAAAGTTTTCCGGCATATATTGGTCAGAATACCAGTCTGCGGATTTTAAAGCGGAGGACACTTATTTAAAACGCACTGGTAATGAATATCTCAGATATTACTTTATTCAAGCAGCCGACCAACTTAGGAAATATTGTCCTGAGTTTTCACAATACTATGCTCGCAAATTTAATGAAAGTAAAACTCATAAACACAAACGTGCTTTAGTTTTAACGGCACGCAAAGCTGTAAGGTTAGTCTTTGCTCTGCTGCGCGAAGAAAAACTTTATAAACCACCAGCAATGAAAGGAGATGATTGTAAATACTAA
- a CDS encoding manganese catalase family protein — MWVYEKKLEYPANVCKPDIKMAKFLIAQYGGPDGELAAALRYQTQRYTMPTGQAKGTLTDISTEEFAHLEIIATMVFKLLKGVPVEELKREGLGEQYTEHDRALFYSDTTGMLWTAAYIQAKGDVIADLHEDMAAEEKARATYEHLINLTDDPCVKDTLRFLREREIVHFQRFGETLDKVREHLNCKKIF; from the coding sequence ATGTGGGTGTATGAAAAAAAATTAGAATATCCTGCAAATGTATGTAAGCCAGATATCAAAATGGCTAAATTTTTAATAGCACAGTATGGAGGACCTGATGGCGAATTAGCTGCAGCACTTAGGTATCAAACGCAAAGATATACAATGCCGACTGGTCAAGCAAAGGGAACATTGACAGACATATCTACCGAAGAATTTGCACATCTGGAAATAATTGCTACAATGGTGTTCAAACTTTTAAAAGGCGTCCCGGTTGAAGAGCTTAAAAGAGAAGGTCTTGGAGAACAGTACACAGAGCACGACAGGGCACTTTTCTACAGCGATACAACAGGTATGCTTTGGACTGCGGCATACATTCAAGCAAAAGGTGATGTAATCGCAGATCTACATGAAGACATGGCAGCCGAGGAAAAAGCAAGAGCAACGTATGAGCACCTTATAAATCTTACAGATGACCCTTGTGTAAAAGATACGTTGAGATTTTTAAGAGAAAGGGAAATTGTGCACTTCCAAAGATTTGGTGAAACTTTAGATAAGGTAAGAGAACATCTAAATTGCAAAAAAATATTTTAA
- a CDS encoding type II toxin-antitoxin system HicA family toxin, with product MKSYSSREILKILQQDGWYIVKINGSHHQLKHPVKQGKVTVPHPKKDIPFKTAKSILEQAGLKLE from the coding sequence ATGAAAAGTTATTCGTCCCGGGAGATACTCAAAATACTTCAGCAAGATGGTTGGTACATAGTAAAAATTAATGGAAGTCATCATCAACTTAAACATCCAGTAAAACAAGGAAAAGTAACTGTGCCACATCCTAAAAAGGATATTCCTTTTAAAACTGCAAAAAGTATTTTGGAACAGGCAGGACTTAAGCTCGAGTGA